The Amblyomma americanum isolate KBUSLIRL-KWMA chromosome 3, ASM5285725v1, whole genome shotgun sequence genome window below encodes:
- the LOC144123297 gene encoding uncharacterized protein LOC144123297: MIESAQPGCLSKALAMQQSAAGTYAPSRIWLGRLEDAFYRNMGRLKWMTRNSVDTFTDMIGRFDVARFFAGSLLRDDLCPDRRSTELEESSSVSMFVRAAGDYQLRRLHQIRETTKPREHGHTFDTLSSYKVAQQAVYIPVGLQDVSRPFNNTLLVYQASRSAVRLYLGLLPLIYESWNSNEDTVVTQVLSEERSRIRLARLLKCLERDWQEMPRDLRLFTSSVVRNSSEAVYPLLAQTAAVAMAYAAFKDLLSAERIWKVDFRLESLPDVSSEQLFFLYYALDNCERSDDTYQSRQFRVWNRLPPEYRVNLPLRHLPQFARAFGCSASGEQPDPMAAPNGRRCEAVVWNKPQERGPGPWLAQRSHDDNIPTSFFADQVDVSPSTNVTDPGADTSALETASISGRNNPRTVAVPR, encoded by the exons ATGATCGAGAGCGCGCAACCGGGGTGCTTGTCAAAAGCCCTAGCCATGCAGCAGTCTGCCGCGGGAACGTACGCGCCCAGTCGCATCTGGCTGGGGAGACTGGAGGATGCGTTCTACCGTAACATGGGACGCCTCAAATGGATGACTCGCAATAGCGTTGACACATTCACCGATATGATTGGCAGGTTTGACGTGGCACGTTTTTTCGCCGGCTCCCTGTTACGCGATGACCTCTGCCCTGATCGACGGTCCACCGAGCTGGAGGAAAGCAGTTCAGTCAGCATGTTTGTCCGTGCTGCCGGCGACTACCAGCTCAGACGGCTCCATCAAATCAGGGAGACGACCAAGCCCCGAGAGCACGGTCACACCTTCGACACGCTGAGCAG TTACAAGGTTGCTCAGCAGGCGGTATACATACCTGTTGGGCTACAAGACGTCTCCCGGCCGTTTAACAACACACTGCTCGTTTACCAAGCGTCGCGCTCAGCTGTGCGCCTGTACCTTGGACTGCTGCCGCTCATCTATGAGAGCTGGAACAGCAACGAGGACACGGTAGTAACTCAGGTACTGAGCGAAGAACGCTCCCGCATACGCCTGGCTAGGCTTTTGAAATGCCTCGAAAGAGACTGGCAAGAAATGCCTCGAGATTTGCGTCTCTTTACAAGCAGCGTGGTTCGAAATTCTTCCGAGGCGGTCTACCCTCTGTTGGCACAGACCGCGGCGGTGGCGATGGCTTACGCCGCCTTCAAG GATCTGCTGAGCGCGGAGCGCATCTGGAAGGTAGACTTCAGGCTGGAGTCGCTGCCTGACGTCTCTTCggagcagctcttcttcctttACTACGCTCTGGACAACTGCGAGCGCAGTGACGACACCTACCAGTCGCGCCAGTTTCGCGTCTGGAATCGGTTGCCTCCCGAGTACCGCGTCAACTTACCGCTGCGACACCTGCCACAGTTCGCCCGGGCATTCGGATGCAGCGCTTCTGGGGAGCAGCCCGATCCCATGGCGGCGCCCAACGGGCGACGATGCGAAGCTGTGGTCTGGAACAAGCCTCAGGAGCGCGGTCCTGGCCCTTGGCTGGCCCAGCGTAGCCACGATGATAACATTCCCACCAGTTTCTTCGCCGACCAAGTGGATGTCAGTCCTTCGACGAACGTCACCGATCCAGGCGCCGACACGTCTGCTTTGGAGACAGCGTCGATTTCGGGACGCAACAACCCCCGTACGGTCGCCGTCCCTCGGTGA